From the genome of Ziziphus jujuba cultivar Dongzao chromosome 6, ASM3175591v1, one region includes:
- the LOC107430888 gene encoding omega-3 fatty acid desaturase, chloroplastic, translated as MASLLLSECGLRPLPQNFAIPRTGIASKNNSELRFLQSNKNFTDLRFSRTKISSSSSGKSWELKVSAPLRVASVEGEEENRAAKRINGVNGVGDEEGEEGRFDPGAPPPFKLADIRAAIPKHCWVKDPWRSMSYVVRDVAVVFGLAAAAAHLNNWVVWPLYWAAQGTMFWALFVLGHDCGHGSFSNNHKLNSVVGHLLHSSILVPYHGWRISHRTHHQNHGHVENDESWHPLSEKIFRNLDNVTKALRFTVPFPMLAYPFYLWNRSPGKTGSHFDPNSDLFVASERKDVITSTLCWTAMASILVGLAFAMGPIQLLKLYVVPYWVFVMWLDFVTYLHHHGHDDKLPWYRGKEWSYLRGGLTTLDRDYGWINNIHHDIGTHVIHHLFPQIPHYHLIEATEAAKPVLGKYYREPKKSGPIPFHLFGDLLRSLKQDHYVSDTGDVVYYQTDSELSGSSKSK; from the exons ATGGCAAGCTTGCTCTTGTCAGAATGTGGTCTTAGGCCTCTCCCACAAAATTTCGCAATACCCAGAACAGGTATTGCCTCAAAAAACAATTCCGAACTCCGATTTTTGCAATCCAATAAAAATTTCACAGATCTCAGATTCTCTCGGACCAaaatttcatcatcatcatctgggAAAAGCTGGGAGCTGAAAGTGAGTGCACCATTGAGGGTTGCTTCagtagaaggagaagaagaaaacagagcAGCGAAGAGAATCAATGGCGTTAATGGTGTTGGAgatgaagaaggagaagaaggaagattCGATCCGGGTGCGCCGCCACCGTTCAAGCTGGCCGATATTCGAGCTGCTATTCCGAAACATTGTTGGGTAAAAGACCCATGGAGGTCTATGAGCTATGTTGTGAGGGATGTGGCTGTGGTTTTCGGCTTGGCTGCTGCCGCGGCTCATCTCAACAACTGGGTCGTTTGGCCTCTCTACTGGGCTGCTCAGGGTACCATGTTTTGGGCTCTCTTTGTTCTTGGTCATGATTG TGGCCATGGAAGTTTTTCGAACAATCACAAGCTAAACAGTGTGGTTGGGCATCTTCTGCATTCTTCAATTCTTGTTCCTTATCATGGATG GAGAATTAGCCATAGAACTCATCATCAAAACCATGGTCATGTGGAGAATGATGAATCATGGCATCCg TTGTCCGAGAAAATTTTCAGGAACTTGGATAACGTCACTAAAGCTTTGAGATTTACTGTACCATTTCCAATGCTTGCATACCCTTTTTACCTT TGGAACAGAAGTCCTGGAAAAACTGGTTCTCATTTTGACCCAAACAGTGACCTGTTTGTCGCCAGTGAGAGAAAAGATGTGATCACCTCCACTCTATGTTGGACAGCAATGGCTTCAATACTTGTGGGGTTGGCCTTTGCTATGGGCCCTATTCAATTGCTTAAGCTCTATGTTGTTCCTTATTGG GTTTTCGTTATGTGGCTGGATTTCGTCACTTACTTGCATCACCATGGACATGATGATAAATTACCATGGTATCGTGGAAAG GAATGGAGTTACCTAAGAGGAGGGCTTACAACACTTGATAGAGACTATGGATGGATAAATAACATCCACCACGACATTGGAACGCATGTGATCCATCATCTTTTTCCTCAAATCCCTCATTACCACTTAATTGAAGCA ACTGAGGCAGCTAAGCCAGTGCTTGGGAAATACTACCGAGAGCCAAAGAAATCAGGACCTATACCGTTTCACCTGTTTGGCGATTTGTTAAGAAGCTTGAAACAAGATCACTATGTTAGTGATACTGGGGACGTTGTGTACTACCAAACGGATTCTGAACTTAGTGGATCTTCAAAATCGAAGTAA